A section of the Mangifera indica cultivar Alphonso chromosome 12, CATAS_Mindica_2.1, whole genome shotgun sequence genome encodes:
- the LOC123192406 gene encoding 1-aminocyclopropane-1-carboxylate oxidase, producing MEGFPVIDLSKLNGDERSSTMEMIKDACESWGFFELVNHGIAPELMDTVERLTKEHYRKCMEQRFKEMVASKGLEAVQSEVGDLDWESTFFLRHLPESNISEIPDLEEDYRKAMKEFAFELEKLAEQLLDLLCENLGLEKGYLKKAFYGSKGLPTFGTKVSNYPPCPKPDLIKGLRAHTDAGGLILLFQDDKVSGLQLLKDGQWVDVPPMKHSIVINLGDQLEVITNGKYKSVLHRVLAQRDGNRMSIASFYNPGSDAVIYPAPALVKKEAEQIQLYPKFVFEDYMKLYAGLKFQAKEPRFEAMKAMESTVNLGPIATV from the exons ATGGAGGGTTTCCCAGTTATTGACTTGTCAAAGCTCAATGGTGATGAGAGAAGCTCAACCATGGAGATGATTAAAGATGCCTGCGAGAGCTGGGGCTTCTTTGAG TTGGTGAATCATGGGATAGCTCCTGAGCTGATGGACACTGTAGAGAGGCTGACAAAAGAGCATTACAGAAAGTGTATGGAGCAAAGATTCAAGGAAATGGTGGCCAGTAAAGGCCTAGAAGCTGTTCAGTCTGAAGTTGGTGACTTGGACTGGGAAAGCACTTTCTTTCTGCGCCACCTTCCCGAATCAAACATTTCTGAAATCCCTGATCTTGAAGAAGATTACAG GAAGGCAATGAAGGAATTTGCTTTTGAATTGGAGAAGCTAGCCGAGCAACTTTTGGACTTGCTCTGTGAGAATCTGGGGCTGGAGAAGGGATACTTGAAGAAGGCTTTTTATGGGTCCAAGGGCTTACCAACCTTTGGCACCAAGGTCAGCAACTACCCGCCATGTCCCAAACCAGATCTGATCAAGGGACTCAGAGCCCACACAGATGCTGGTGGCCTCATCCTTCTCTTCCAGGATGACAAAGTCAGTGGTCTCCAGCTCCTCAAAGATGGCCAGTGGGTCGATGTTCCTCCCATGAAACACTCCATTGTCATCAACCTAGGAGACCAGCTTGAG GTAATTACAAATGGCAAGTACAAGAGTGTCCTCCACCGTGTGTTGGCTCAACGTGATGGGAACAGAATGTCTATAGCTTCATTTTACAACCCGGGAAGTGATGCTGTAATCTATCCAGCACCGGCATTGGTTAAGAAAGAAGCTGAGCAGATTCAACTCTACCCAAAATTTGTGTTTGAGGACTACATGAAACTCTATGCAGGACTCAAGTTTCAGGCAAAGGAGCCCCGATTTGAAGCCATGAAGGCTATGGAGTCCACTGTGAACTTGGGCCCTATTGCAACTGTTTAA